The genome window ATCTGGCGACGGGATATGCTTCGCTCCTGAATGGCGGCACCAAGGTCACGCCAACGCTGTTGAAGCGCGATGGCCCGGCGCCGGTCGGCCCACGGATCGTGCGCCCCGAAGTGTCCGAGGCGGCGCGCGCCATGCTGCGCCAAGTCGTTGTGCGCGGCACGGCGCGCTTTGGCGAGGTTTCGGGCTATGCCGTGGGCGGCAAGACCGGCACTGCGGACAAGCCAAAACCCAAGGGCGGGTATTACAAAGACCGGGTCGTGGCGACATTCGCCAGCGTCTTTCCGGCGCATGATCCGAAATACGTGCTGATCGTCTCGCTCGATGAACCCAGTGAGAACTCCGGTCCCAAGCCACGCCGCACCGCTGGCTGGACGGCTGTTCCGGTCGCCGCCGAAGTGATCCGCCGGGTGGCACCGCTTCTTGGCCTCAGGCCAGAGATTGAACCCGTGGCAGTGGATAGGCTATTGCTCAGCTCGAACTGAACGGTTTGAAGTCAGGTGGGGCGATGGGCAAGACAAAAACGCTGGGCGATCTGGGGCTGACCCTGCCGGGCGGGCAGGGGATCGAAATTACCGGGTTGGCCGTGGACAGTCGCGAGGTTCAGGACGGTTTCCTGTTCGCAGCCCTTCCCGGCAGCAATGTCCACGGCGGCGATTTTATTCAATATGCGGTGCGTCAGGGTGCGGCGGCGGTGCTGACAGATCAGCAGGGCGTCGATCGGGCCGGGGCGGCACTGGGCGATACGCCTGTGATCATCGTCGACGATCCGCGTCAGTCACTGGCCTATGCTGCCGCGCTTTGGTTCGGGGCACAGCCTGAAACCACGGTCGCGGTGACCGGGACCAACGGCAAAACCTCGGTCGCCAGCTTCACCCGTCAGATCTGGGCCGCGCTGGGCCATGCCTCGATCAGTCTTGGCACCACGGGGGTCGAAGGCGACTGGACCGCACCGCTGGCGATGACAACGCCCGAGCCGATCACCCTGCACCGGCTGCTGTCGCAAGCAGCGGGCGAGGGGGTCACCCATTGCGCGATGGAAGCCTCCAGCCACGGGTTGGCGCAACGGCGCCTGGACGGGGTGCATCTCGCGGCGGCGGCGTTTACCAATTTCAGCCAGGATCATCTGGATTACCACGCTGATTTCGCCGAGTATTTTGCCGCCAAGGCGGGCCTGTTTGACCGGGTTTTGCCCGAAGACGGGGTCGCGGTGATCAACCTCGACGATCCGCGCGGGAGCGAGGTGGCGACCATCGCGGGCGAGCGTGGGCAAGAGATTTTGACAGTGGGTCGGTCAGAACGCGCGGGCCTGCGCATCCTCGGCCTTCGGTTCGACGCGACCGGGCAGGATCTGCGTTTTTCCTGGAATGGCGCAACGCGACAGGTGCGCATTGGACTGATCGGCGGGTTCCAGGCGGAAAACGTGCTGGTCGCCGCCGGGCTGGCGATTGCCGCCGGGGCGGCGCCGGGGGATGTCTTCGATACGCTGCCGGGGCTTGCTGGCGTGCGGGGCCGGATGCAGCTGGCGGCCACGCGCGACAACGGCGCGGCGGTGTTCGTGGATTACGCCCATACGCCGGATGCGCTGAGCACCGCGCTTCAGGCCTTGCGCCCGCATGTCATGGGGCGGCTGGTCGTGGTGTTCGGCGCGGGTGGCGACCGCGACCGGGGCAAGCGTCCGCTGATGGGGCAGGCGGCGGCCGAGAACGCGGATCTGGTCTTCGTCACCGACGACAACCCGCGCAGCGAAGATCCCGCCAGCATCCGCGCCGCGATCATGGCCGCGGCGGGCGAGGCAACCGAAGTCGGCGACCGGGCCGAGGCGATCCTGCGCGGCGTCGATGCGTTGGAGCCTGGCGATGCGGTGCTGATCGCCGGCAAGGGCCATGAAACGGGCCAGACCGTCGGCGATGCGGTGTTTCCCTTTGATGACGTGGAACAGGCGAGTGTCGCGGTCGCCGCGCTAGACGGACATTTGGCGTGACTGCGCTGTGGACAGCGGCAGATGCCGCCGCTACAACAGGCGGGCGGGCGACGACGGATTGGGCTGCGGCAGGCGTGTCCATTGACACGCGCAGCCTGCGGCCCGGCGATCTGTTCGTTGCCCTGAAGGACGTCCGTGACGGGCATGACTTTGTGGCGCAGGCGCTGGAAAAGGGCGCGGCGGCGGCCCTGGTCAGCCGGATACCGGACGGCGTGTCTGCGGACGCTCCGCTTTTGATTGTCGATGACGTTCTGGACGGGTTGGCGGCGCTCGGCGCGGCGGGACGCGCGCGCACGCACGCCAAGGTGATCGGGGTCACAGGCTCGGTTGGGAAGACCTCGACCAAGGAAATGTTACGCGTTGCGCTGACCTCGACGGGCCGGGTTCACGCGGCCGAGGCGAGTTACAACAACCAATGGGGCGTGCCGCTGACGCTGGCGCGGATGCCTGCCGACACCGATGTGTCGATTATCGAGATCGGCATGAACCACCCCGGCGAGATTGCGCCGCTCTCGCGCCTGACCCGGCCCCATGTGGCCCTGATCACCACGGTTGTCGGCGCACATATGGAGGCGTTTGAGGGCCTTGACGGGATCGCCAGTGAAAAAGCGGCGATCTTTGAGGGGCTTGAACCGGGCGGCACCGCGATCATCCCCGGTGACCTGACCGTTTCAGGCATCCTGCGCGAGGCCGCCGGAAAGACGGCGATCTGTTTCGGTAATGACCCGCGCAACGACTGGCGGCTGGGCGACGTCCGGGTCAGTGCGGCGGCGGTGACGGCGAAGGCCGCTTCGCCGGGCGGCCCGTTGCTGTTCAAGATCGCCAGCCCGGGCCGGCATTTCGCCGAAAATGCGCTGGCCGTTCTGGCCGCCGCGCAGGCGCTGGATGCCGATATGGCGCTGGTGATTGCGGACCTCGGGCGCTGGGCGCCGCCCGCCGGGCGCGGCACGCTTGAGGACCTGGTGCTTGACGATTTCGCCGAAGGCATGTCGCTGACGCTGATTGATGATGCGTTCAACGCCAATCCGACCTCATTGAATGCGGCGCTGGAGATCCTGACCGCGCAGACGCCAACCGATGGGGTGGGCCGTGTCGGGCGCGGACGGCGGATTGCGATGCTGGGGGATATGCTGGAACTGGGCAGGGATGAGGTTGCCCAACATGCGGCTGTTGCAACCTCTCCGCATCTGGTGGGCGTTGATGTGATCCACTGCGTCGGCCCGCTGATGCACCATCTTTGGCAAGCGCTGCCCGAGGACCAGCGCGGAGAGCATGTCACCGACGCGCGCGACCTGGTCAGCCGGGCACACGCCTTGGTTGATGCAGGCGATATTGTGCTGGTCAAGGGCTCCAAGGGCAGCAAAATAAGCCTTGTCGTTGACGCGATCCGAAAACTGGGCCATGCCCGCGATCACAAAAACGGGAACGGATAAAATGCTTTATTGGCTGACCTTGCTAAGCGACGGCGGCGACGTTTTTAACCTTTTCAGATATATCACTTTTCGCGCAGGCGGCGCGTTTTTCACCGCCCTGATCTTCGGGTTCGTGTTTGGCAAGCCGCTGATCAACCTGCTGCGCAAACAGCAAAAACACGGGCAGCCGATCCGCGATGACGGTCCGGAAAGCCATATTCTGGAAAAAGCCGGAACGCCAACCATGGGCGGCATGCTGATCCTAGGGGCGCTGGTGGTTTCGACCCTTCTGTGGGCGCGGCTGGATAACGGTTATGTCTGGATGATCCTGCTGGTGACGGTTTGCTTCGGGGCGATTGGTTTTGCCGACGATTATCAAAAGGTTACCAGTAACAGCCACAAGGGTGTGTCGGCGCGGATGCGGTTCGGTCTGGGCCTGTTGGTTGCAGCGGCAGCGGCCTATTGGGCCAGCGCGATGCACCCGGATGAGCTGTCGAACCGGCTGGCGATGCCGATCTTCAAAGAGACGTTGCTAAACCTGTGGATCCTGTTCATTCCCTTCGCGATGATCGTGATTGTCGGGGCGGCGAATGCGGTCAATCTGACGGATGGGTTGGACGGGCTGGCGATCATGCCGGTGATGATTGCCGCCGGGGCGCTGGGTGTTATCGCTTATGCTGTGGGTCGGGTCGATTTTACCGAGTATCTAGACGTGCACTATGTCCCCGGCACGGGCGAGATCCTGATTTTCACCGCCGGTCTGATCGGCGGCGGCTTGGGCTTCCTGTGGTACAACGCCCCCCCGGCGGCGGTTTTCATGGGGGATACCGGTTCATTGGCCCTCGGCGGTGCGCTGGGCGCTATCGCGGTGGCCA of Paracoccaceae bacterium contains these proteins:
- a CDS encoding UDP-N-acetylmuramoyl-L-alanyl-D-glutamate--2,6-diaminopimelate ligase — protein: MGKTKTLGDLGLTLPGGQGIEITGLAVDSREVQDGFLFAALPGSNVHGGDFIQYAVRQGAAAVLTDQQGVDRAGAALGDTPVIIVDDPRQSLAYAAALWFGAQPETTVAVTGTNGKTSVASFTRQIWAALGHASISLGTTGVEGDWTAPLAMTTPEPITLHRLLSQAAGEGVTHCAMEASSHGLAQRRLDGVHLAAAAFTNFSQDHLDYHADFAEYFAAKAGLFDRVLPEDGVAVINLDDPRGSEVATIAGERGQEILTVGRSERAGLRILGLRFDATGQDLRFSWNGATRQVRIGLIGGFQAENVLVAAGLAIAAGAAPGDVFDTLPGLAGVRGRMQLAATRDNGAAVFVDYAHTPDALSTALQALRPHVMGRLVVVFGAGGDRDRGKRPLMGQAAAENADLVFVTDDNPRSEDPASIRAAIMAAAGEATEVGDRAEAILRGVDALEPGDAVLIAGKGHETGQTVGDAVFPFDDVEQASVAVAALDGHLA
- a CDS encoding phospho-N-acetylmuramoyl-pentapeptide-transferase; this translates as MLYWLTLLSDGGDVFNLFRYITFRAGGAFFTALIFGFVFGKPLINLLRKQQKHGQPIRDDGPESHILEKAGTPTMGGMLILGALVVSTLLWARLDNGYVWMILLVTVCFGAIGFADDYQKVTSNSHKGVSARMRFGLGLLVAAAAAYWASAMHPDELSNRLAMPIFKETLLNLWILFIPFAMIVIVGAANAVNLTDGLDGLAIMPVMIAAGALGVIAYAVGRVDFTEYLDVHYVPGTGEILIFTAGLIGGGLGFLWYNAPPAAVFMGDTGSLALGGALGAIAVATKHEIVLAIVGGIFVVEALSVIIQVLYFKKTGKRVFLMAPIHHHFEKQGWAESTIVIRFWIIALILALVGLATLKVR
- the murF gene encoding UDP-N-acetylmuramoyl-tripeptide--D-alanyl-D-alanine ligase; amino-acid sequence: MTALWTAADAAATTGGRATTDWAAAGVSIDTRSLRPGDLFVALKDVRDGHDFVAQALEKGAAAALVSRIPDGVSADAPLLIVDDVLDGLAALGAAGRARTHAKVIGVTGSVGKTSTKEMLRVALTSTGRVHAAEASYNNQWGVPLTLARMPADTDVSIIEIGMNHPGEIAPLSRLTRPHVALITTVVGAHMEAFEGLDGIASEKAAIFEGLEPGGTAIIPGDLTVSGILREAAGKTAICFGNDPRNDWRLGDVRVSAAAVTAKAASPGGPLLFKIASPGRHFAENALAVLAAAQALDADMALVIADLGRWAPPAGRGTLEDLVLDDFAEGMSLTLIDDAFNANPTSLNAALEILTAQTPTDGVGRVGRGRRIAMLGDMLELGRDEVAQHAAVATSPHLVGVDVIHCVGPLMHHLWQALPEDQRGEHVTDARDLVSRAHALVDAGDIVLVKGSKGSKISLVVDAIRKLGHARDHKNGNG